In a single window of the Rhodamnia argentea isolate NSW1041297 chromosome 2, ASM2092103v1, whole genome shotgun sequence genome:
- the LOC115755629 gene encoding cytokinin dehydrogenase 5 translates to MASKFLLALAICKLIITVGLNVEPTELLQLSLGGGRLSRDRPDVESSSLDFGMMSQVEPLAVYHPSSVDDVAWLIRAAYESGRGFAVSARGHGHSINGQAQAAGGVVIKMSGTGPAAKSRPAPRVVAEEGYVDVWGGELWIDVLRSTLERGLAPKSWTDYLYLSVGGTLSNGGISGQAFNHGPQISNVYELDVVTGKGDIVTCSEEKNSQLFHAVLGGLGQFGIITRARIALEPVPQRVRWIRVLYSNFSSFTRDQEHLTSLHGEPASKKFDYVEGFVIVDEGLINNWRSSFFSSRNPVKISSLDTDGGILYCLEVTKNYDESNADTVDQEVEYLLKDLDFIPTSVFTTDIPYVDFLDRVHKAELKLRSKNLWDVPHPWLNLFVPRSRIADFDRGVFKGILGNKTSGPILIYPMNKNKWDQRSSAVTPEEDMFYLVALLRSANIDGTDASWTLEHLADQNRRILKFCRDERIEVKQYLPHYSTREEWVDHFGDDRWARFYRNKMEFDPKQILSTGQRIFKPDFGSYPNTALPL, encoded by the exons ATGGCTTCCAAGTTCCTTTTGGCCCTGGCGATATGCAAGCTGATCATCACTGTTGGATTGAACGTCGAGCCGACGGAGCTCCTCCAGCTCAGTCTCGGCGGCGGACGGCTCAGCAGGGACCGGCCAGACGTGGAGTCCTCCTCCCTCGACTTTGGCATGATGAGCCAGGTGGAGCCGCTGGCGGTGTACCACCCGAGCTCCGTGGATGACGTCGCCTGGCTCATCAGGGCGGCGTATGAGTCGGGCCGTGGGTTTGCCGTCTCGGCGAGGGGCCATGGGCACTCAATCAACGGGCAGGCCCAGGCTGCCGGGGGCGTGGTCATAAAGATGAGCGGCACAGGGCCGGCGGCCAAGAGCCGGCCAGCCCCGCGTGTGGTTGCGGAGGAGGGGTACGTGGACGTGTGGGGCGGGGAGCTCTGGATAGATGTGTTGCGGAGCACGTTGGAGCGTGGGCTGGCGCCGAAGTCGTGGACGGACTACTTATATCTGTCCGTGGGTGGGACGCTGTCCAACGGGGGAATCAGCGGACAAGCCTTCAACCATGGACCTCAGATCAGCAATGTGTACGAGCTCGACGTCGTCACAG GCAAAGGTGATATCGTGACCTGCTCGGAGGAAAAGAACTCGCAACTGTTCCATGCTGTTCTCGGCGGTCTAGGCCAGTTCGGAATCATCACCAGGGCTAGAATCGCTCTTGAACCAGTTCCTCAAAGG GTGAGGTGGATTCGTGTACTGTACTCGAATTTCTCGTCCTTTACTAGGGACCAAGAACATCTCACATCATTGCATGGAGAGCCAGCTAGCAAGAAATTCGACTATGTGGAGGGCTTTGTCATCGTGGACGAAGGCCTCATCAACAATTGGaggtcttctttcttttcctctcgcAATCCTGTCAAGATCTCCTCTCTCGACACCGATGGAGGCATTTTGTACTGCTTGGAAGTCACCAAGAACTATGACGAATCGAATGCCGACACGGTGGACCAG GAAGTGGAATATCTGTTAAAAGATCTCGACTTTATACCGACATCGGTGTTCACCACCGATATACCCTATGTGGACTTCTTGGACCGGGTCCACAAGGCCGAGTTGAAGCTCCGGTCCAAGAACTTGTGGGATGTTCCGCACCCGTGGCTCAACCTGTTCGTCCCTAGATCGAGGATTGCTGACTTCGATCGGGGCGTGTTCAAGGGCATCTTGGGGAACAAGACGAGCGGCCCCATACTCATCTACCCCATGAATAAGAACAA GTGGGACCAGAGGAGCTCGGCGGTGACGCCGGAAGAGGACATGTTCTACCTAGTGGCCTTGCTCCGATCGGCGAACATTGACGGGACCGATGCAAGCTGGACGTTGGAGCATCTGGCCGATCAGAACCGTCGGATCCTGAAATTCTGCCGCGACGAGAGGATCGAAGTGAAGCAGTACCTTCCCCACTACTCCACGCGGGAGGAGTGGGTGGACCACTTTGGGGATGATAGGTGGGCCCGGTTCTATCGGAACAAGATGGAGTTCGACCCGAAGCAGATACTGTCCACGGGCCAGCGCATTTTTAAACCCGACTTCGGTTCTTATCCAAACACGGCCTTGCCATTGTGA